From one Triticum urartu cultivar G1812 chromosome 3, Tu2.1, whole genome shotgun sequence genomic stretch:
- the LOC125544680 gene encoding probable peroxygenase 4 has product MAGHRQSLAAASLKLPALLLLWIFSLNWGHAVAHFDPANMTELQKHVSFFDRNKDGFITPVETIQGFVAIGCEYAFATAASASIHGALAPQTTPAGTPLPHLTIYVENIHKAMHGSDSGVYDPKGRFLPQKFEQLFKTYAILRPDALTLAEMHAMLFAKRDLDPISWAPPEIEWGLLFTLASDWLGFLHKDSVRGIYDGSVFTKLEKKRNPSQSDI; this is encoded by the exons ATGGCCGGTCATCGACAATCGTTGGCAGCGGCTTCTCTGAAGCTCCCAGCTCTTCTGCTTCTGTGGATCTTTAGCTTGAACT GGGGGCATGCCGTCGCGCACTTTGATCCTGCAAACATGACGGAACTGCAGAAACATGTCTCCTTTTTCGACCGCAACAAGGATGGCTTCATCACTCCTGTGGAAACCATCCAAG GGTTTGTTGCAATCGGTTGCGAGTATGCATTTGCTACTGCTGCCTCAGCCTCCATTCATGGTGCCCTTGCTCCTCAAACAACCCCG GCTGGTACACCACTGCCTCACTTGACAATATACGTGGAGAATATCCACAAAGCTATGCATGGAAGTGATTCGGGTGTATACGATCCTAAAGGAAG GTTTCTTCCCCAAAAGTTTGAGCAATTATTCAAAACATATGCAATACTCCGTCCAGATGCGTTGACACTTGCAGAGATGCATGCGATGCTCTTTGCTAAACGAGATCTAGACCCGATATCATG GGCGCCACCCGAGATAGAGTGGGGGCTATTATTCACGCTTGCAAGCGATTGGCTTGGATTTCTTCACAAGGACAGTGTTAGAGGTATATACGATGGAAGCGTGTTTACCAAGTTGGAGAAGAAACGGAACCCTTCTCAAAGTGATATATGA